Proteins encoded by one window of Polaribacter haliotis:
- a CDS encoding CBM96 family carbohydrate-binding protein yields MKKFLLLLAILIFNLNAICQTTTPKTVTQQKTLIKSNHNFGLTNPVHDANSPMTYIESEVDAKGGAFILEYKNQGGTSFDGYPSGSIGGFKANNTYYSGNKTACGLPVQIKDLTDSFRINWKTSQTNANDTDDKWWATINVIFDGGAETAQPDVTTRDYDLVIQNVSYKQDDFADFDNPGGRYWYFARNSDANKTIKPFTVYLDGVAYSWAIRYKFFDYPAGHKNVDKNDKVHIKFIPIDNSTPIPNLDHSLKQFIDATKDYLEYLPLSSTEETLANQKVAESTLWIKSITAGYEIYEGTSTLANDYFYSTIDTTAPNALTNVSATEQSGDISLSWSASTDDAFDTYIVYRSENGGAYTEIKKDLRTNSYVDTSVPDGAYNYYITAKDRSFNESTQSNIVAINLGSTLNSPTNTTATAADCSTISLTWDDNSTEEDGYKITRSINGSAYTLYQTLAANTTSYTSSQLTENTAYAYRVKAFDASGNSSADQSNTVATPSCQTTSTIYVNDDAHVRNGTYKNTNYGTNSVLQIRQTNNQNAKRMTYLKFNLNGATNITSAILRVNNTGSNGDVYVKEVSNNSWNEGTLEWQGKPSLGSTIGTYNFTATGFYDIDVTNYVIAQSSGDGNASFALKGVTSNLMSISSKESGNGAQLIITHIGSSASAKTSNQKSLAVDTVSNDFDKIIVYPNPTNSFVNIKIPNLDNKDGKVQVFDVAGRLIQSQQITSASTQIDLEGPTGIYILKIQNNDTVTIKKVVKR; encoded by the coding sequence ATGAAAAAATTTTTACTTTTATTAGCCATCCTAATATTTAATTTGAATGCAATCTGTCAAACAACAACTCCGAAAACAGTTACACAGCAGAAAACATTAATAAAATCCAACCATAATTTTGGATTAACAAACCCTGTTCATGATGCAAATTCACCAATGACCTACATAGAATCTGAAGTAGATGCTAAAGGAGGTGCTTTTATTCTTGAATACAAAAACCAAGGAGGAACAAGTTTTGATGGTTACCCAAGTGGAAGTATTGGTGGTTTTAAAGCGAATAACACTTATTACTCTGGAAACAAAACTGCATGTGGTTTACCTGTTCAAATTAAAGATTTAACAGATAGTTTTAGAATCAACTGGAAAACAAGTCAAACAAATGCAAATGATACAGATGATAAATGGTGGGCAACAATTAATGTGATTTTTGATGGAGGAGCAGAAACCGCTCAACCAGATGTAACTACTCGTGATTATGATTTAGTGATACAAAATGTAAGTTACAAACAAGACGATTTTGCTGATTTCGATAATCCAGGTGGTAGATATTGGTATTTTGCAAGAAATTCAGATGCAAACAAAACCATTAAACCGTTTACGGTTTATCTTGATGGAGTTGCTTATAGCTGGGCAATAAGATATAAGTTTTTCGATTATCCAGCAGGACATAAAAATGTCGATAAAAATGATAAAGTGCATATTAAATTTATTCCTATTGATAATAGCACTCCAATTCCTAATTTAGACCATTCTTTAAAGCAATTTATAGATGCTACTAAAGATTATTTGGAATATCTTCCTTTAAGTTCAACTGAAGAAACATTAGCTAATCAAAAAGTTGCAGAAAGTACTTTATGGATTAAATCTATTACAGCTGGATATGAAATATACGAAGGAACTTCTACTTTAGCTAACGATTATTTTTACTCAACAATAGATACTACTGCTCCAAATGCCTTAACAAATGTATCTGCTACTGAACAATCTGGAGATATTTCTTTAAGTTGGTCAGCTTCAACTGATGACGCTTTTGATACGTATATTGTTTATCGTTCTGAAAATGGAGGCGCTTATACAGAAATTAAAAAAGATTTAAGAACAAATAGTTATGTAGATACTTCTGTTCCTGATGGAGCTTATAATTATTATATAACTGCAAAAGATCGTTCTTTTAATGAATCTACACAATCTAATATTGTTGCTATAAATTTAGGGTCAACACTTAATTCGCCAACAAATACAACTGCTACTGCAGCTGATTGTTCTACAATTAGTTTGACTTGGGACGACAATTCAACTGAAGAAGATGGTTATAAAATTACAAGAAGTATTAATGGAAGTGCTTATACTTTATATCAAACTTTAGCTGCAAATACAACTTCTTACACAAGTAGCCAATTAACTGAAAACACTGCATATGCCTATAGAGTAAAAGCATTTGATGCTTCAGGAAACTCTTCTGCAGATCAATCTAATACTGTAGCCACACCTTCTTGCCAAACTACTTCAACAATCTATGTAAATGATGACGCACATGTAAGAAATGGAACGTATAAAAACACTAATTACGGAACAAATAGCGTTTTACAAATTAGACAAACAAACAACCAAAATGCGAAAAGAATGACCTATTTAAAATTTAACTTAAATGGAGCCACAAATATTACTTCAGCAATTCTTCGTGTTAATAATACTGGTTCTAATGGAGATGTTTATGTAAAAGAAGTATCTAACAATAGTTGGAATGAAGGTACTTTAGAATGGCAAGGAAAACCTTCATTAGGGAGCACAATTGGTACTTATAACTTTACAGCAACTGGATTTTATGACATAGATGTTACCAATTATGTAATAGCTCAATCTTCAGGAGATGGAAACGCAAGTTTCGCCTTAAAAGGTGTTACTTCAAATCTTATGTCTATTTCTAGTAAAGAAAGTGGAAATGGTGCTCAATTGATTATTACACATATTGGATCAAGTGCAAGCGCAAAAACTTCAAACCAAAAATCTTTAGCAGTAGATACTGTAAGTAACGATTTTGATAAAATTATTGTATATCCAAACCCAACAAATTCTTTTGTAAATATTAAAATTCCGAATTTAGATAATAAAGATGGTAAAGTTCAAGTTTTTGATGTAGCAGGAAGATTAATTCAGTCTCAACAGATTACATCAGCTTCTACTCAAATAGATTTAGAAGGTCCAACAGGGATTTACATTTTAAAAATACAGAATAACGATACTGTAACTATTAAAAAAGTTGTGAAGAGATAA
- a CDS encoding glycoside hydrolase family 5 protein yields MRIFIFCLFILVSCNSKKNTQKVAESTVINSVVEKNGFLSVKGNKVVNSFGQPVSFAGNSFFWSNEYYRGDGFYNKEVVAWLKKDWNAKIIRLPMTADPDIHDSYIFDKETNQKNIEIAVDAAIDLGLYVIIDWHSHKAEDNLEESIEFFTQMATKYGKHPNIIYEIYNEPLKVTWDDVIKPYAEKVIEAIRKIDKKNIIVVGTAHWSQDVDKASENPIIGYDNIAYTLHFYAASHKDWLMGKAQKALDNGVALIVTEWGTVEADGGGEADPESTKKWMEFMRKNSLIHCNWSINNKDEGASALKPNASLKGGWKDEDLTISGKLAKKYIKNW; encoded by the coding sequence ATGAGAATTTTTATTTTTTGCTTATTCATTTTAGTTAGTTGTAATTCTAAAAAAAACACTCAAAAAGTAGCAGAAAGTACTGTTATAAACTCTGTAGTGGAAAAAAATGGATTCCTATCTGTTAAAGGAAATAAGGTTGTAAATAGTTTTGGACAGCCTGTAAGTTTTGCAGGAAATAGTTTTTTTTGGTCTAATGAATATTACAGAGGAGATGGTTTTTATAATAAAGAGGTAGTAGCTTGGTTAAAAAAAGATTGGAATGCGAAAATTATTCGTTTGCCAATGACAGCAGACCCAGATATTCATGATAGTTATATTTTTGATAAAGAAACGAATCAGAAAAATATAGAAATAGCTGTAGATGCTGCAATAGATTTAGGTTTGTATGTAATTATAGATTGGCACAGTCATAAAGCAGAAGATAATTTAGAGGAATCTATTGAGTTTTTTACACAAATGGCTACTAAATATGGCAAACACCCAAATATTATTTACGAAATTTATAACGAACCTTTAAAAGTTACTTGGGACGATGTAATAAAACCTTATGCCGAAAAAGTAATTGAAGCGATTCGTAAAATTGATAAAAAAAATATTATTGTAGTTGGAACAGCTCATTGGTCTCAAGATGTAGACAAGGCTTCAGAAAATCCAATTATTGGTTATGATAATATTGCATATACGCTTCATTTTTATGCTGCTTCTCATAAAGATTGGTTAATGGGAAAAGCACAAAAAGCATTAGACAATGGTGTTGCTTTAATTGTTACAGAATGGGGAACTGTAGAAGCTGATGGAGGAGGAGAAGCAGATCCAGAATCAACAAAAAAATGGATGGAATTTATGCGTAAAAATAGTCTTATACACTGTAATTGGTCTATTAACAATAAAGACGAAGGCGCTTCTGCTTTAAAGCCAAATGCAAGTTTAAAAGGTGGTTGGAAAGATGAAGATTTAACTATCTCTGGTAAATTGGCTAAAAAATATATTAAAAACTGGTAA
- a CDS encoding sulfatase family protein, translating into MKSIFSKLPYLFFVLLFALGCKSEKKEIAENSSTEKKPNVIFFIADDMYPWMFNNTPQGKDKDGNPLNLTPTLDRLAKEGVWLENMKVVSPVCTPSRYNCLTGNYASRATNEAFTGFTETNDGQTVIQWNSYIVPGEKTMGTYFQDLGYKTGFVGKNHVIESLSQVGEGAKPDLNADPTDPEVIAGLEYRFKELQKDMHKSGFDYADKLYHNNPNWLGIRALAVQNTDWIAEGGVEFIEKYKDNPFMLYIATTLPHAPLDPKHSWKADRRLTAKGILDKAPTVLPQPPVESIKQRIKEAGYEGKNRENILWLDDAVGALFKKLETEGVLDNTIVVFFNDHGQDFKGTLYEGGVNSQAFIWKKGGFKVGNVLDAPVSNVDFLPTLLDFAGDSKNLNNFDGKSFKSALEGKEYEGRTSFYHELGYARAVVKDGFKYYAVRYPKWATDFTLEQRKDTLAKYTKFRESFGEHGISDNPKDPYGQLEMVPGGGGAEHNAYMNHPNFTASDQLYDLKNDPEEKNNLYKDPKYAKQLEMLKAELKTYTSSLPGKFEI; encoded by the coding sequence ATGAAATCAATTTTCTCAAAATTACCTTACCTATTTTTTGTTCTATTATTTGCTTTAGGATGTAAATCTGAAAAGAAAGAAATAGCCGAAAATTCATCAACAGAAAAGAAACCAAATGTTATATTTTTTATTGCAGATGATATGTATCCTTGGATGTTTAATAACACCCCACAAGGAAAAGACAAAGATGGTAATCCTTTAAATTTAACACCAACTTTAGATAGATTGGCAAAAGAAGGGGTTTGGTTAGAGAACATGAAAGTTGTTTCGCCAGTTTGTACACCAAGTCGTTACAATTGTTTAACAGGAAATTATGCAAGTAGAGCAACTAACGAAGCCTTTACAGGTTTTACTGAAACAAATGATGGTCAAACAGTAATACAGTGGAACTCTTACATTGTTCCAGGTGAAAAAACAATGGGAACTTACTTTCAAGATTTAGGTTATAAAACAGGTTTTGTTGGTAAAAACCATGTTATTGAAAGTCTATCGCAAGTTGGTGAAGGTGCAAAACCAGATTTAAACGCAGATCCTACAGACCCAGAAGTAATTGCTGGTTTAGAATATCGTTTTAAAGAATTACAAAAAGACATGCATAAATCAGGATTTGATTATGCAGATAAATTATATCATAACAATCCAAATTGGTTAGGAATTAGAGCACTTGCAGTACAAAATACAGATTGGATTGCTGAAGGTGGTGTCGAATTTATTGAGAAATATAAAGACAATCCTTTTATGCTTTATATCGCAACTACTTTACCACATGCTCCTTTAGACCCTAAACATTCTTGGAAAGCAGATAGAAGATTAACTGCTAAAGGTATTTTAGACAAAGCACCAACTGTTTTGCCTCAACCACCAGTAGAATCTATTAAACAAAGAATTAAAGAAGCTGGTTACGAAGGAAAAAATCGTGAAAACATTTTATGGTTAGATGATGCTGTTGGAGCATTATTTAAAAAATTAGAAACAGAAGGCGTTTTAGACAATACAATTGTAGTTTTCTTTAACGATCATGGTCAAGATTTCAAAGGAACTTTATATGAAGGTGGTGTAAATTCACAAGCTTTTATTTGGAAAAAAGGAGGTTTTAAAGTTGGTAATGTTTTAGATGCTCCTGTTTCAAATGTAGATTTCCTTCCTACTTTATTAGATTTTGCAGGAGATTCAAAAAACTTAAATAATTTTGATGGAAAAAGTTTTAAATCTGCTTTAGAAGGTAAAGAATACGAAGGAAGAACTTCATTTTATCATGAATTAGGGTATGCAAGAGCTGTTGTAAAAGACGGTTTTAAATATTACGCAGTTAGATATCCAAAATGGGCAACAGACTTTACGTTAGAACAACGTAAAGATACGTTAGCGAAATACACAAAATTTAGAGAATCTTTTGGTGAGCATGGAATTTCTGACAATCCAAAAGATCCTTATGGACAATTAGAAATGGTTCCAGGAGGTGGAGGTGCAGAGCATAATGCTTATATGAATCACCCGAATTTTACAGCTTCAGATCAATTATATGATTTGAAAAACGATCCAGAAGAGAAAAACAACTTGTACAAAGATCCTAAATACGCGAAACAATTAGAAATGTTGAAAGCTGAATTAAAAACATATACTTCTTCTTTACCTGGTAAATTCGAAATATAA
- a CDS encoding sulfatase has product MKLRFTLLFSVVLATIIGCKTQQTKTSNTQKEVSQSVSNTNKKNILFIAIDDLKPLLSNYGNSQMKTPNFDRLAKMGMTFTNAHVQYAVCGASRASVMTGANPDKTKVWDLKTDFRKSAPSLVSMPEYLISQGYESTGVGKIYHIPSSAGGHDGKTWSIPHEMPTNFDPKYGEPALNYYQNTETKKEMARLTAEAEAKGIKRGKVRNYVFKRFKPSTESADVSDTAYNDGLFTQTALKQLEVLENGNKPWFLAVGYQKPHLPFVAPKKYWDLYDRDKIELAPFQQVSEGTPTYAFHSFGEIRAFSDIDNKLRIGDKIPEAKQRELIHGYMACISYIDAQIGILLDELERRGILEDTVIGLWGDHGFHLGDHTEWCKHSNFEQATRIPFMFAGPGVKKNQKSHHPVNLVDIFPTLFDLVGVPQHSQTDGKSLVNLLDADASTTVDMDYAYHQYKRNAKMGYSVRTERYRYTEWHDNNYRSYDDYNSSKISGRELYDYEKDPLETKNLVKEANYSAIAKELKSKLKSHLTK; this is encoded by the coding sequence ATGAAATTAAGATTTACACTATTATTTTCAGTTGTACTTGCAACAATTATTGGTTGTAAAACACAACAAACTAAAACTTCAAATACTCAAAAAGAAGTTTCACAAAGTGTTTCAAATACTAATAAAAAGAACATTCTTTTTATTGCTATTGATGATTTAAAACCATTGTTATCAAATTACGGAAATTCTCAAATGAAAACTCCAAATTTCGATAGATTGGCAAAAATGGGAATGACATTTACAAATGCACATGTACAATATGCAGTTTGTGGCGCTTCAAGAGCAAGTGTAATGACTGGTGCAAATCCTGATAAAACAAAGGTTTGGGATTTAAAAACAGATTTTAGAAAATCTGCACCAAGTTTAGTTTCTATGCCAGAGTATTTAATTTCTCAAGGATATGAAAGTACTGGTGTTGGAAAAATATATCATATTCCTTCTTCTGCTGGCGGACATGATGGAAAAACTTGGAGTATTCCTCATGAAATGCCAACAAATTTTGACCCAAAATATGGAGAACCTGCTTTAAATTATTATCAGAATACTGAAACAAAAAAGGAAATGGCAAGATTAACAGCAGAAGCAGAAGCGAAAGGAATAAAAAGAGGAAAAGTTAGAAATTATGTGTTTAAACGTTTTAAGCCTTCAACTGAAAGTGCAGATGTAAGTGATACTGCTTATAATGACGGATTATTTACACAAACTGCTTTAAAGCAATTAGAAGTTTTAGAAAACGGAAACAAGCCTTGGTTTTTGGCTGTTGGTTATCAAAAACCTCATTTACCGTTTGTTGCGCCAAAAAAATATTGGGATTTATACGACAGAGATAAAATTGAGTTAGCTCCTTTTCAACAAGTATCTGAAGGCACTCCAACTTATGCGTTTCATTCTTTCGGAGAAATTAGAGCTTTTTCTGATATTGATAATAAATTAAGAATTGGAGATAAAATTCCTGAAGCAAAACAACGTGAATTAATTCATGGTTACATGGCTTGTATTTCTTACATAGATGCTCAAATAGGAATATTATTAGATGAGTTAGAAAGAAGAGGTATTCTTGAAGACACAGTAATTGGACTTTGGGGAGATCATGGTTTTCATTTAGGAGATCACACAGAATGGTGTAAACATTCAAACTTCGAACAAGCAACAAGAATTCCTTTTATGTTTGCGGGTCCTGGAGTTAAAAAGAACCAAAAAAGTCATCATCCAGTAAATTTAGTTGATATTTTTCCAACATTATTCGATTTAGTTGGTGTTCCTCAACACTCTCAAACAGATGGTAAATCTTTAGTAAATTTATTAGACGCAGATGCTTCTACAACTGTTGATATGGATTATGCATATCATCAATATAAAAGAAATGCAAAAATGGGGTATTCTGTTAGAACAGAGAGATATAGATACACAGAATGGCACGATAATAACTATAGAAGTTACGACGATTATAATTCATCTAAAATTTCTGGACGTGAATTATACGATTACGAAAAAGATCCTTTAGAAACAAAAAATTTAGTGAAGGAAGCTAATTATTCTGCAATTGCAAAAGAGTTGAAAAGTAAATTAAAATCTCACTTAACAAAATAA
- a CDS encoding sulfatase encodes MKKITLLFAFCLSVAAFAQDKPNILIIHTDDLGYHDLSITGSQLYNTDNIDQLAKESVSFANAYSSYPRCTPSRYGMITGTYPVNEDKGWLGGVPEDKNFVKQFNNAGYNTSYVGKWHLGNGDSAPDKFGFSHIYAAGEAGGIASRHYPFNIDAKGKKGKYYVPNVQEDGKEGDYASDLLTDATIKFIKNNPKNEPFLAVLAYYAVHTPIEAKPEDEARNKEQLKNIDFGNTPEYIKEGEGRRKMRQDDAAYAGMVENVDENVGRLLKALKELNIDKNTIIVFSSDHGGLSNDGNKNERHLATTNLPLKAGKGHLYEGGIRVPLFVKWTDKIAPKQDNSSIILGMDVFPTLLDLAIDKKVEGVDGKSYAKVLKGKEAWQDRTVFWISRKARPHSTGDSNAAVVRSGDYKLIQFLDTEKIELYNLKNDIGEGNNLATSNPKKAAELLKTLEQWKEEYLVPEKLNVQKMNPNRKKGKKKGKKEKNDKKGKNKGKNKKKKNKD; translated from the coding sequence ATGAAAAAAATTACACTTTTGTTCGCTTTCTGTCTGTCTGTTGCAGCATTTGCTCAAGACAAACCAAATATCTTAATTATTCATACAGATGATTTAGGATATCACGATTTAAGCATTACAGGATCGCAATTATACAATACAGATAATATAGATCAATTAGCAAAAGAATCTGTTTCTTTTGCTAATGCATATAGTAGTTACCCACGTTGTACACCATCTCGTTATGGAATGATTACAGGAACCTATCCTGTTAATGAAGACAAAGGTTGGCTTGGTGGTGTTCCAGAAGACAAAAACTTTGTAAAACAATTTAATAATGCTGGTTACAATACATCTTATGTTGGAAAATGGCATTTAGGAAATGGAGACAGTGCACCAGATAAATTTGGTTTTTCTCATATTTATGCAGCTGGTGAAGCTGGAGGAATCGCTTCGAGACATTACCCTTTTAATATAGATGCTAAAGGTAAGAAAGGAAAATATTATGTTCCTAATGTTCAAGAAGATGGAAAAGAAGGAGATTATGCTTCAGATTTATTAACGGATGCAACTATTAAGTTCATTAAAAATAATCCTAAAAACGAACCATTTTTAGCAGTTTTAGCTTATTACGCTGTACACACACCAATTGAAGCAAAGCCAGAGGATGAAGCAAGAAATAAAGAACAATTAAAAAATATCGACTTCGGAAACACACCAGAATATATTAAAGAAGGTGAAGGAAGACGTAAAATGAGACAAGATGATGCTGCTTATGCAGGAATGGTAGAAAATGTAGATGAAAATGTAGGTCGTTTATTAAAAGCGTTAAAAGAATTAAATATTGATAAAAACACAATCATCGTTTTTTCTTCAGATCATGGAGGTTTGTCTAATGATGGTAACAAAAATGAGCGTCATTTAGCAACAACTAACTTGCCTTTAAAAGCAGGGAAAGGACATTTATATGAAGGTGGAATTCGTGTTCCATTATTCGTAAAATGGACTGATAAAATAGCGCCAAAACAAGATAACTCTTCCATTATTTTAGGAATGGACGTTTTTCCAACATTATTAGATTTAGCTATTGATAAAAAAGTTGAAGGTGTAGATGGTAAAAGTTACGCAAAAGTTCTAAAAGGAAAAGAAGCTTGGCAAGATAGAACTGTTTTTTGGATTTCAAGAAAAGCAAGACCACATAGTACAGGAGATAGTAATGCTGCTGTTGTTAGATCTGGAGATTATAAATTAATTCAATTTTTAGATACAGAAAAAATTGAATTGTATAATTTGAAAAATGATATTGGTGAAGGAAACAATTTAGCAACATCTAATCCTAAAAAAGCTGCTGAATTATTAAAAACTTTAGAGCAATGGAAAGAAGAATATTTAGTTCCTGAAAAATTAAATGTTCAAAAAATGAACCCAAATAGAAAAAAGGGTAAGAAAAAAGGAAAGAAAGAAAAAAACGATAAAAAAGGTAAGAATAAAGGAAAAAATAAGAAGAAAAAAAATAAAGACTAA
- a CDS encoding endo-1,4-beta-xylanase: MIHKNKYYTLVSILFGCSIFFMQSCSSNKKVTENNISSKKIDFQQYKTNNILVGATLNYDELNTIEEKLFLKDFKYLTPANAAKQSRIHPQPNKWNWTFIDDFIAFANKNKLAVRLHGPISPQASKWAKKDNRTAKELETNLIEFTTAFAKRYNNEPSVVWMDVVNETILANGKWFGPKKGTNQWENPWLKIGLDENGFPKYILKAFEIATKHAQNIKLVYNQNAGMEDIMWNKVKETILYIRSKGYRVDGIGWQAHLLLGAKRKDFVDNIDETMLKLGNLIDWAHENDLAFHVTELDFLIKNKDLNKKKSELLIQKKVYQKIVNVLLEKGKNGEVSLNLWDIGERSKKGTGKFQSIYDEDFKPNPAYEVIKNVLQTDKK; this comes from the coding sequence ATGATTCATAAAAATAAATATTACACATTAGTATCTATACTTTTTGGGTGTAGCATTTTTTTTATGCAATCTTGTTCTTCAAACAAAAAAGTTACAGAAAATAATATTTCATCAAAAAAAATAGATTTTCAGCAATATAAAACCAATAATATTTTAGTTGGTGCAACTTTAAATTACGATGAATTAAATACCATCGAAGAAAAGTTATTTTTAAAAGATTTTAAATATTTAACTCCAGCAAATGCTGCAAAGCAAAGCAGAATTCATCCACAACCAAACAAATGGAACTGGACGTTTATAGATGATTTTATCGCATTTGCAAACAAAAATAAATTAGCGGTAAGATTGCATGGACCAATAAGTCCACAAGCTTCTAAATGGGCAAAAAAAGATAACAGAACTGCTAAAGAATTAGAAACTAATTTAATTGAATTTACAACTGCCTTTGCAAAAAGATACAACAACGAACCTTCTGTGGTTTGGATGGATGTTGTAAACGAAACCATTCTTGCAAACGGAAAATGGTTTGGCCCAAAAAAAGGAACAAATCAATGGGAAAATCCTTGGTTAAAGATAGGTTTAGACGAAAACGGATTCCCAAAATACATTTTAAAAGCTTTTGAAATTGCAACAAAACATGCTCAAAATATAAAATTGGTGTACAACCAAAATGCAGGAATGGAAGATATAATGTGGAATAAAGTGAAAGAAACCATATTATACATTCGTTCTAAAGGCTACAGAGTAGATGGAATTGGTTGGCAAGCACATTTATTGTTAGGCGCAAAACGTAAAGATTTTGTCGATAATATTGACGAAACAATGCTTAAATTAGGGAATCTTATAGATTGGGCGCATGAAAATGATTTGGCTTTTCACGTTACAGAGTTAGATTTTTTAATTAAAAACAAAGACCTTAACAAAAAGAAATCTGAACTTTTAATTCAGAAAAAAGTCTATCAGAAAATAGTAAACGTTTTGCTTGAAAAAGGAAAAAACGGAGAAGTTAGTCTCAATCTTTGGGATATTGGCGAAAGATCTAAAAAAGGAACAGGAAAATTTCAATCTATTTATGATGAAGATTTCAAACCCAATCCTGCTTATGAAGTTATTAAAAATGTACTTCAAACTGATAAAAAATAA